In Calothrix sp. PCC 7507, one DNA window encodes the following:
- a CDS encoding DUF928 domain-containing protein: MNKIIFILRISTLSFTVFISLFSFLIQPSYSQENSPKPNFWNKIFQPARDPEPPIKPRKGGSRPGQTLCLISPDVPTKTRIIWTTKPLFIWKNGEVPKGNRVAKLEEVKKIAVGLLNSQEYFKAQIVTGKQSISYQGEPLEPGQTYKWLIFLNQESASPAIFVPFQIMETPQRNRITTELKLLERLHNHKDTDAENIALVKAKYFADKGLWSDALQQAYSVPKPSSELSQIIKDLPNQLCD, translated from the coding sequence ATGAATAAAATTATATTTATATTACGTATTTCCACATTATCATTTACAGTTTTTATTAGTTTATTCTCCTTCCTCATTCAACCCAGTTATTCTCAAGAAAATTCACCCAAACCCAATTTTTGGAATAAAATTTTTCAACCAGCACGCGACCCAGAACCTCCTATAAAACCACGTAAAGGTGGTTCTCGTCCTGGACAAACACTTTGTCTAATTTCTCCCGATGTACCTACTAAAACCAGAATTATTTGGACTACTAAACCCTTATTTATTTGGAAAAATGGAGAAGTTCCAAAAGGTAATAGAGTTGCAAAACTGGAAGAGGTTAAAAAAATTGCCGTGGGACTTCTCAATAGTCAAGAATATTTCAAAGCTCAAATCGTCACAGGGAAACAAAGCATAAGTTATCAAGGTGAACCCTTAGAACCCGGTCAAACTTATAAATGGTTAATCTTTTTAAATCAAGAAAGTGCTTCCCCAGCGATATTTGTTCCCTTTCAAATTATGGAAACACCCCAAAGAAACCGCATCACCACTGAGTTAAAGCTTTTGGAAAGATTGCATAACCATAAAGATACAGATGCAGAAAACATCGCGTTAGTAAAAGCCAAATATTTTGCTGATAAAGGACTGTGGTCGGATGCATTACAGCAAGCATATTCTGTTCCTAAACCCTCATCAGAATTGTCTCAGATAATCAAAGATTTACCAAATCAGTTATGTGATTAA
- a CDS encoding helix-turn-helix domain-containing protein, whose protein sequence is MSQNFEQPEVNTLSIVKGKYLTAFQRKLLQNKLQENLSESYRQRIKIMLLVDEGKTQTEICQILGCCPATVRHWMHIARTGMAHQWQDCPLGRPKAINQEYLERLQELLSQSPRDYGYGFRRWTISWLRKHLAKELGIEVSDRHLKRVLKQMGLSTIPKPNLSGSENTEKSPGTTILISDLTSENSLNHPEFFLFHSNTYLEI, encoded by the coding sequence ATGTCACAAAATTTTGAGCAACCCGAAGTTAACACCCTAAGTATTGTCAAAGGTAAGTACCTAACAGCATTCCAGCGTAAACTGCTACAAAACAAACTGCAAGAGAATTTGTCTGAGTCTTATCGTCAGCGAATTAAAATTATGCTGCTGGTGGATGAAGGCAAAACCCAAACGGAAATATGCCAAATATTAGGTTGTTGTCCCGCAACTGTCAGACATTGGATGCACATTGCTCGGACTGGAATGGCGCACCAATGGCAGGATTGTCCCTTGGGTCGTCCCAAAGCAATTAATCAGGAATATCTAGAACGCTTGCAAGAACTGCTTTCCCAAAGTCCCCGCGACTATGGCTATGGGTTTAGACGCTGGACAATTAGCTGGTTGAGAAAGCACTTAGCGAAAGAATTGGGAATTGAAGTTAGCGATCGCCACCTGAAGCGAGTCCTCAAACAGATGGGATTATCGACAATCCCCAAACCCAATCTATCTGGGAGTGAAAATACAGAGAAATCCCCAGGAACAACAATCTTAATTTCTGACCTCACTTCCGAAAATTCACTGAATCATCCCGAATTTTTTCTTTTTCACTCAAATACATATCTAGAGATTTAG
- a CDS encoding caspase family protein, producing the protein MKRRHFLQFTGSTLATLGLTQLDIIQHGDTYAKVLAQNTGRKLALLVGINKYANGMNPLYGCVNDVLLQKNLLIYRFGFNPNDIKILIDEQATRQGILTAFEQHLINQAKPGDTVVFHFSGHGSQVVDPDKDNRDGLNSTLVPIDSGYNASGGVVQDIMGHTLFLLMYALKTDNVTVVLDSCHSGGAKRGNFVVRSRDGGNKFQALPQEFAYQKQWLKRLNLSPQEFIKLRRQGVAKGVVIASAKRDQYAADAPFNDFHAGAFTYIFTQYLWQQTANQSINRAFVDVNRSTKILSSNSGIFQEPEIELNKKQNSNPVIYFTPFNTSYAEAVVTQVKGDKVELWLGGIDARSLEAFNQEAAFSTVNTSSQETGIVKLESRQGLIGKGKFIAGARGNSPIKLGTLLQERIRGIPKNLTLKIGLDNSFDGVTTTQAQQALQAINRVTPLALRQQEVQYIFGLMTETRYRQLQKFGVINLPTVSSLGLFLPSLDQIVTDSFGATNETVTDAVKRLQPKFKSLLAARIVKQMLGNNSTSLLKVIASMQLAGSQKIISKALPTRGITKQANGDTTKPNKPIIQDGEIPKLPVGTQVKFTIENQELVPIYISVLVIDAAGEMAIIFPNNWTASEDAALLPAKDKRIIPGNDDGFKLTIGKPLGITEALIISSTSPLRNSLKALKEIATRGKITRGPIAANNDEFLEITDKLLADLDAGTRGGITVEDVQLSAGVRGVDAKKLATIAIAFEVVG; encoded by the coding sequence ATGAAACGCCGTCATTTTCTGCAATTCACTGGTTCTACTCTGGCAACACTGGGTTTAACTCAGTTGGACATTATACAACATGGGGATACGTATGCTAAAGTCCTGGCACAAAATACTGGACGTAAATTAGCCCTCTTAGTAGGTATTAACAAGTACGCAAATGGGATGAATCCGCTCTATGGTTGCGTTAATGATGTTTTATTACAAAAAAATTTATTAATCTACCGCTTTGGTTTTAATCCCAACGATATAAAAATCCTGATTGATGAACAAGCTACCCGTCAAGGTATCCTGACTGCATTTGAGCAACATCTGATTAATCAAGCCAAACCTGGGGATACAGTAGTATTTCATTTTTCCGGACATGGTTCCCAGGTTGTCGATCCCGATAAAGATAATCGTGATGGTTTGAATAGTACGCTGGTGCCAATCGATTCTGGTTACAATGCCTCTGGTGGTGTGGTGCAAGACATCATGGGACACACGCTGTTTTTACTTATGTATGCGTTGAAAACAGATAATGTCACCGTTGTTTTGGATAGCTGCCATTCGGGGGGTGCAAAACGAGGAAATTTTGTAGTTCGTTCCCGTGATGGTGGGAATAAATTTCAAGCCCTTCCCCAAGAATTTGCTTATCAAAAACAGTGGTTAAAAAGGTTAAATTTATCTCCCCAAGAATTTATTAAACTACGTCGTCAAGGTGTTGCCAAAGGTGTAGTCATTGCTTCAGCAAAACGCGATCAATATGCAGCAGATGCACCTTTTAATGATTTTCATGCAGGTGCATTTACCTATATATTTACCCAATATCTTTGGCAACAAACAGCAAATCAATCAATCAATCGAGCATTTGTTGATGTTAATCGCAGTACAAAAATTTTGTCAAGCAATAGTGGCATTTTCCAAGAACCAGAAATAGAACTAAATAAGAAACAAAATTCTAATCCAGTAATTTACTTTACTCCTTTTAATACATCTTATGCTGAAGCAGTGGTGACACAAGTAAAGGGTGACAAAGTGGAATTGTGGCTGGGTGGAATCGATGCGCGATCGCTCGAAGCTTTTAACCAAGAAGCTGCTTTTAGTACGGTTAATACCAGCAGTCAAGAAACAGGAATTGTTAAGTTAGAATCGCGTCAGGGATTGATTGGGAAAGGTAAATTTATTGCTGGTGCAAGGGGAAATTCACCAATTAAGCTGGGGACACTTTTGCAAGAAAGAATTCGTGGTATCCCCAAAAATTTAACATTAAAAATTGGTTTGGACAATAGTTTTGATGGTGTTACTACTACCCAAGCGCAACAAGCTTTACAAGCTATCAATCGGGTTACTCCCTTAGCTTTGAGACAGCAAGAAGTGCAATATATTTTTGGTCTTATGACCGAAACTAGATATCGGCAATTACAGAAATTCGGGGTTATAAATTTACCTACTGTGAGTAGTTTGGGTTTATTTTTACCCTCCCTCGACCAAATTGTGACGGATTCGTTTGGCGCAACCAATGAAACTGTGACTGATGCAGTCAAGCGTTTACAACCAAAATTTAAATCCCTCCTGGCAGCACGCATTGTTAAACAAATGCTAGGTAATAATAGTACATCACTATTAAAAGTTATAGCTTCGATGCAGCTTGCTGGAAGTCAAAAAATTATTAGCAAAGCTTTACCAACTCGCGGAATTACCAAACAAGCAAATGGGGATACAACTAAACCAAATAAACCAATTATTCAAGATGGCGAAATTCCTAAGTTACCAGTTGGTACACAAGTGAAATTTACAATTGAAAATCAAGAATTAGTACCTATTTATATCAGCGTTTTAGTCATTGATGCTGCAGGTGAAATGGCGATAATATTTCCCAATAACTGGACGGCTTCGGAAGATGCAGCATTACTACCAGCCAAAGATAAACGCATAATTCCTGGTAATGATGATGGCTTTAAACTAACTATCGGTAAACCTTTGGGAATTACAGAAGCATTAATTATTAGCAGTACATCTCCACTGCGAAATTCCCTCAAAGCACTCAAAGAAATCGCGACTAGAGGGAAAATTACACGCGGACCAATTGCAGCAAATAATGATGAATTTTTGGAGATCACCGATAAATTACTTGCAGACTTAGATGCTGGGACACGGGGAGGTATCACCGTGGAAGATGTACAATTATCTGCGGGAGTGCGGGGTGTAGATGCAAAGAAACTTGCAACAATAGCGATCGCATTTGAAGTGGTTGGTTGA
- a CDS encoding CHAT domain-containing protein — MYKSKMIFPHQIYRVTSFVLSISILSLFSSNLTTALDKPSISRKNSYLFTQIERLNSQQLSNSARIAHNFKDDELLIVGNPTVPRLPGEKTPQLLPIPGAEEEAKAIAKIFKTQAITGNAATETAILRKITQAKIIHLAAHVIELNNSNAIALAPSDRDDGWLSSADIQKLHLKADLVVLRAGKTALGKITGDGVMGLSRAFMVAGAESVIASLWEVDDMAMSFLMTNFYKNLSKNPDKADALRKAILETMKKYPNPEDWAGFISIGLL, encoded by the coding sequence ATGTACAAGTCGAAAATGATATTTCCTCACCAGATTTATCGAGTAACTTCATTTGTCTTATCCATCTCTATCTTGAGTCTATTTTCATCTAACTTGACTACTGCACTAGATAAACCTTCAATATCTAGAAAAAATAGTTATTTATTTACTCAGATTGAAAGACTCAATAGTCAACAATTATCTAACTCTGCCAGGATTGCTCACAACTTTAAGGATGACGAATTATTAATAGTGGGAAACCCGACTGTACCTCGATTACCAGGAGAAAAAACACCGCAATTATTACCAATCCCTGGTGCGGAGGAAGAAGCTAAAGCTATTGCCAAGATATTCAAAACTCAAGCGATTACGGGTAACGCTGCGACAGAAACGGCAATTTTGCGAAAAATCACTCAAGCAAAAATTATACACTTAGCAGCCCATGTTATTGAGTTGAATAACTCGAATGCGATCGCCCTCGCTCCCTCTGATCGAGATGACGGCTGGCTCTCATCTGCAGACATCCAGAAACTGCACCTTAAAGCTGATTTGGTGGTTTTAAGGGCTGGTAAAACAGCCTTGGGAAAAATTACTGGTGATGGGGTAATGGGGCTTTCCCGTGCTTTTATGGTGGCTGGCGCAGAAAGTGTAATTGCTTCTCTCTGGGAAGTTGATGATATGGCAATGTCATTTTTAATGACTAATTTTTATAAAAATTTAAGTAAAAATCCGGATAAGGCTGATGCATTACGCAAAGCTATCTTGGAAACGATGAAAAAGTACCCAAATCCTGAAGATTGGGCCGGTTTTATATCGATTGGTTTGTTGTAA
- a CDS encoding DUF1822 family protein: MSLEFERLPTEALSIEPKDIDQAIALSNQIPDDSRQWQTYLNGLALFTLKKWLEERDDNLTVNWQKSTISKPELANVFPIVTNLQVSQFRICLITVGSIFSDGVYLSRLAVDLPEFIPHFYVLVEVLEEQDYGIVIGVIDYQKLRENITASSNIDIQVDWTYKIPLDWFEKDPNNLLLYLRALKPEAIPLPILPTNRHEQLTAIENELVRLLPQLQAPEIELWQVLNWEQGSVVLTAPDLLDWVYKLQTDNLETADLGSRETYLLDLIRLIAQPAINLGRWLWDELDEIGESLSWQLLNLTPARQFRSPVEEFAVIKSQLQTQGVEIPIVARCGHHNFNLAGNPLRIYAVAWNSSTKNDPDTWSLLLILGAPAPNSLPHNLKFRLSDRTGILTQQQLNPQQFNSYLFTAVAGTWDEKFIASVSIAEGVEVTLPPFAFDIRQSA; this comes from the coding sequence ATGTCACTTGAATTTGAACGATTACCAACTGAAGCCCTAAGTATCGAACCCAAAGACATCGATCAAGCGATCGCATTGAGTAATCAAATTCCAGATGATTCCCGTCAATGGCAAACTTATCTGAATGGTTTAGCGTTATTCACCTTGAAAAAATGGTTAGAAGAACGGGATGATAATCTCACTGTTAATTGGCAAAAATCGACTATTTCTAAACCCGAACTAGCCAATGTATTTCCTATTGTGACTAATTTACAAGTTAGTCAATTCAGAATTTGCCTAATTACTGTTGGTAGTATATTTAGTGATGGAGTCTATTTATCACGATTAGCTGTCGATTTACCTGAATTTATTCCCCATTTTTATGTACTTGTGGAAGTATTAGAAGAACAAGATTACGGGATTGTTATAGGAGTAATAGATTATCAAAAATTAAGGGAAAATATCACAGCTTCGTCCAATATAGATATTCAAGTAGATTGGACATATAAAATACCTTTAGATTGGTTTGAAAAAGACCCTAATAATTTATTACTATATTTACGTGCTTTGAAACCCGAAGCAATTCCTTTACCTATATTACCAACAAATCGTCATGAACAATTAACAGCAATTGAAAATGAATTAGTCAGATTATTACCTCAGTTGCAGGCACCAGAAATCGAACTTTGGCAAGTTTTAAATTGGGAACAGGGGAGTGTAGTTTTAACTGCTCCTGATTTACTTGATTGGGTATATAAATTACAAACTGATAATTTAGAAACAGCAGACTTAGGCTCCCGAGAAACATATTTATTAGATTTAATCAGATTAATAGCACAACCTGCCATAAATTTAGGACGGTGGTTGTGGGATGAATTAGATGAAATTGGAGAATCATTATCTTGGCAGCTATTAAATTTAACACCTGCAAGACAATTTCGCAGTCCAGTAGAAGAATTTGCAGTAATTAAATCACAATTACAAACCCAAGGTGTAGAAATTCCTATAGTTGCTAGGTGCGGACATCATAATTTTAACTTGGCTGGAAATCCGTTGAGAATATATGCTGTTGCGTGGAATTCATCGACAAAAAATGACCCGGATACATGGAGTTTGTTGTTAATTTTAGGCGCACCTGCACCAAATAGTTTACCTCATAATTTGAAGTTTCGTTTGAGCGATCGCACTGGAATTTTGACACAACAGCAGCTAAATCCACAACAGTTTAATTCTTATCTGTTTACTGCTGTAGCTGGTACTTGGGATGAGAAGTTTATTGCCAGTGTGAGTATAGCAGAGGGTGTTGAGGTGACGTTACCGCCATTTGCATTTGATATTAGACAATCAGCTTGA
- a CDS encoding CHASE2 domain-containing protein, giving the protein MTKFYLQVQQVENKCLFQLSWNHNQKITAELPYPENIISDYKTWQGIYHNFYSQEFRGKVINTGVVAPPMVDWQAQLVQAEAKLLYEFHQWLRGKELYDIRSILTAININNQDAINQQLNKLKNTSTEFIADIFISCNTPELTRLPWESWEISTQFSTTKLRIARQPLNIYQSIKKRKITPRQVRVLAIFGDDSGLNFAQEKKAILALQKLIKVDFISWQEGKDIQGFKYEIVEKLTSNQGWDILYFAGHSRETDLTGGQISIAPNATISLSEIEKPLTTAIEKGLQFALFNSCDGLSIANKLIELGLNQVAIMREPIHNRVAEEIFIQFLNNVSQYQDVHQALLRACDYLKLEKNLTYPSAYLIPSLFRHPSSPLFRLEPFGFKQYIKRLTPTPLEAVTISALALISLQIPLQAWLLEKRILVQAMYRNMTNQVVPKTTPPILLVQIDNESINKAGILTPRPIDRAYMAQIIDKLVELKAPVVGIDYLLDRPDLKRDRTLSKSLQAGFNDSSQPTRFVFATTRDSQGKWLKVHPQIASPNWSLAGEIEILPGWYMQLLPSHKSNPKPRSFAYLLAVSQQLRQLSNSLPPQLTSKQDLWNYINNTALTSTRYSARSQLQPLTAFSYNLHQMWLHPIIDFSIPPQQIYQTIPAWKLLEHQTISSLPQKLQQQIVIVAPGGYEEAGTGQDNEDNFKLPAAMGYWRHQDNPDNTRGVLTGGEIHAYMTHHYLNNRMIIPIPDLWAIALAILLGKFISEYLMNNPEQRRQLVILLSVGSTAYTLISLELYISSAAILVPWLLPTTTFWLYILRCIFKFKQAKIFTEK; this is encoded by the coding sequence ATGACTAAATTTTATCTGCAAGTGCAACAAGTTGAGAACAAATGTTTATTTCAACTCTCGTGGAATCATAACCAAAAAATTACGGCAGAACTTCCCTATCCCGAAAATATCATTTCTGACTATAAAACATGGCAGGGTATTTATCATAATTTTTACAGTCAAGAATTCCGGGGAAAAGTGATTAATACAGGTGTTGTTGCACCCCCTATGGTGGATTGGCAAGCGCAATTAGTCCAAGCGGAAGCAAAACTGTTATATGAATTTCATCAATGGTTACGCGGTAAGGAGTTATATGATATTCGCTCAATTTTAACCGCAATTAATATTAATAATCAGGATGCGATTAATCAACAATTAAATAAGCTTAAAAATACCTCTACAGAATTTATTGCAGATATATTTATTAGTTGTAATACTCCCGAATTAACACGTTTGCCTTGGGAGTCATGGGAGATTAGTACACAATTTTCGACAACTAAGCTGCGTATTGCTCGTCAACCATTGAATATCTATCAAAGTATAAAAAAAAGAAAGATAACTCCCCGTCAAGTAAGAGTTTTAGCTATTTTTGGTGATGATAGTGGGTTGAATTTTGCACAAGAGAAAAAAGCTATATTAGCACTACAAAAACTAATTAAAGTCGATTTTATTTCTTGGCAAGAAGGTAAAGATATTCAAGGATTTAAATACGAAATAGTTGAGAAGCTGACAAGTAACCAGGGATGGGATATTTTATATTTTGCTGGTCACAGTCGGGAAACAGATTTAACGGGAGGACAAATATCGATCGCACCCAATGCCACAATTTCCTTGAGTGAAATTGAGAAACCATTAACTACCGCAATTGAGAAGGGATTACAGTTTGCTTTATTCAACTCCTGTGATGGATTAAGTATTGCGAATAAATTAATAGAATTGGGTTTAAATCAAGTTGCTATTATGCGCGAACCGATACATAATCGTGTTGCCGAAGAGATTTTTATCCAGTTTTTAAACAATGTTTCCCAATATCAAGATGTCCATCAAGCATTATTAAGAGCTTGTGATTATCTCAAACTCGAAAAAAATCTTACCTATCCCAGTGCTTATTTAATTCCTTCCTTATTTCGCCATCCTTCATCACCTTTATTTCGGCTAGAACCCTTTGGATTTAAGCAATATATTAAAAGATTAACACCAACACCTTTAGAAGCAGTTACAATTTCAGCTTTAGCATTAATTAGTTTACAAATTCCCTTACAAGCTTGGTTATTAGAAAAACGGATTTTAGTCCAAGCAATGTATCGTAACATGACAAATCAAGTTGTTCCAAAAACGACTCCTCCGATACTTTTAGTGCAAATAGATAACGAATCAATAAACAAAGCTGGGATTTTAACTCCTCGACCAATAGACCGTGCATATATGGCACAAATTATTGATAAACTGGTGGAATTAAAAGCGCCTGTTGTCGGTATCGATTACTTATTAGATAGACCCGATTTAAAACGCGATCGCACTCTCTCTAAATCACTTCAAGCTGGATTCAACGATTCGTCGCAACCGACACGCTTCGTATTTGCCACAACCCGCGATTCCCAAGGTAAATGGTTAAAGGTGCATCCACAAATTGCCAGCCCTAACTGGAGTTTGGCTGGAGAAATTGAAATTTTACCTGGGTGGTATATGCAACTATTGCCGAGTCATAAATCAAACCCAAAACCCAGATCTTTTGCTTATCTTTTAGCTGTTTCTCAACAGTTACGGCAACTTTCTAATTCATTGCCACCGCAACTAACAAGCAAACAAGATTTGTGGAATTATATTAATAATACAGCATTGACATCAACGCGATACTCCGCAAGATCGCAACTACAACCATTAACAGCATTTAGTTACAACCTACATCAAATGTGGTTACATCCGATCATAGACTTTTCTATTCCTCCCCAACAGATATATCAAACCATCCCTGCGTGGAAATTATTAGAACATCAAACCATTTCCAGTTTGCCACAAAAATTACAGCAGCAAATCGTCATCGTCGCACCAGGAGGTTACGAAGAAGCGGGAACTGGACAAGACAACGAGGATAATTTCAAGTTACCTGCTGCAATGGGTTATTGGCGACATCAAGATAACCCAGATAATACTCGTGGGGTACTCACAGGTGGCGAAATTCACGCCTATATGACCCATCACTACCTCAATAATAGGATGATTATTCCAATTCCCGATTTGTGGGCGATCGCTTTAGCTATATTACTAGGTAAATTTATATCAGAATATCTCATGAATAATCCGGAACAAAGGCGACAATTGGTGATTCTATTAAGTGTGGGTTCTACAGCTTATACACTAATTAGCCTAGAACTTTACATCTCATCAGCCGCAATTCTTGTACCTTGGTTGTTGCCAACAACAACTTTTTGGTTATACATTTTGCGTTGTATTTTTAAGTTTAAGCAAGCAAAAATATTCACTGAAAAGTGA
- a CDS encoding CHAT domain-containing tetratricopeptide repeat protein, whose protein sequence is MRFSQVGLSAFICLLAVSSTSLGSSLLTIFTTSQVLAQTVDTRKTEADRLFDQGLERYKMGQREGALKLWQQALQIYRNIKDRKAEVISLGNMGRTYLDLDDYLQAIDHYQQSLAIAREIKDRRSERGALGNLGTAYFSLGKYPQAIEYQQQSLALARETKDRQGEIYALLNLGNAYGISGNSLQAIDYYQQGLAAIRETKDRESEGKLLGNLGLVYNSLGDYPQAIEKLQQSLAIAKEIKNRQDQSYVLGNLGMTYRKLGDYPKAIEYHQQSLALAREVKDRNAENKSLGSLGTVYNILGNYPKAIDYYQQSVVIAKAIKDRNSEGESLGGLGNVYTYLGNYAKAIDYHQQSLVVAREIKDRESESKALNNLGIAYKELGNYPKAIEYQQQSLKIAREIKDREGEGNSLNNLGLSLYKQGNLPLAERNLFEGIKIKESLRSRELKDSEKVLIFETQRGTYNTLQQVLTAQNKTNTALEISERGRARAFVELLASRISANPNSQSPTSPNIDQIKQIAKSQNTTLVQYSIIYDQFKIAEKQEVKESELYIWVIKSTGEVTFRKADLKPLWQKENTTLNDLVTTSRESIGARGTAFRGINVVYNPDAPKATNRLKRLHELLINPIADLLPKNPQDRVTFIPQSSLFLVPFPALQGADGKYLIEKHTILTSPSIQVLDLTRKQKKRIGNKPIQGNNMLIVGNPTMPAVSPKIGEAPQQLTPLPGAEREAKAIANLFKTQSLIGERATETEVTQRLSQAQFIHLATHGLFDNIQGLNSSIALAPGNKSDGLLTAGEILDLKLNAELVVLSACDTGRGSISGDGVIGLSRSLISAGVPSVLVSLWSVPDAPTALLMTEFYQNISKSPDKAQALRQAMLTTMKQHPNPVDWGAFTLIGEAE, encoded by the coding sequence ATGCGTTTTTCTCAAGTTGGGCTGAGTGCCTTTATTTGTCTGTTGGCTGTTTCTTCAACTTCTTTGGGTTCTAGTTTATTAACGATATTTACTACATCACAGGTGTTGGCACAGACAGTAGATACACGTAAAACCGAAGCTGATAGATTATTTGATCAAGGTCTGGAACGTTATAAAATGGGTCAACGGGAGGGAGCATTGAAATTATGGCAGCAAGCGCTGCAAATATACCGCAACATTAAAGACCGTAAAGCAGAGGTGATATCACTGGGAAATATGGGTCGCACATACCTTGATTTAGATGACTATCTTCAAGCTATTGACCACTATCAACAAAGTTTAGCCATAGCACGAGAAATTAAAGACCGTCGCAGTGAGCGAGGTGCGCTAGGAAATCTCGGTACTGCTTATTTCTCCTTAGGAAAGTATCCTCAAGCCATTGAATATCAACAGCAAAGTTTGGCTTTAGCCCGAGAAACAAAAGACCGTCAAGGTGAAATTTATGCACTGCTAAACCTTGGCAATGCTTACGGTATATCTGGAAATTCTCTGCAAGCGATTGATTACTATCAGCAAGGTTTGGCTGCGATCCGAGAAACAAAAGACCGTGAAAGCGAGGGCAAATTACTGGGAAATCTCGGTCTTGTTTACAATAGTTTGGGGGACTATCCTCAAGCCATTGAGAAGCTTCAACAAAGTCTGGCGATCGCCAAAGAAATTAAAAACCGTCAAGATCAGTCTTATGTGCTAGGAAATCTGGGTATGACCTATCGGAAGTTGGGAGACTACCCCAAAGCGATTGAGTATCACCAGCAAAGTTTGGCTTTAGCCAGAGAAGTCAAAGATCGTAATGCTGAGAATAAATCACTGGGAAGCCTTGGTACTGTCTACAATATCTTGGGTAATTACCCGAAAGCTATTGATTATTATCAACAAAGTGTGGTTATTGCCAAAGCAATTAAAGATCGTAATAGTGAAGGTGAATCACTTGGAGGTCTCGGTAATGTCTACACTTATTTAGGGAACTACGCTAAAGCAATCGATTACCATCAGCAAAGTTTGGTTGTCGCTAGAGAAATTAAAGACCGTGAAAGTGAGAGTAAGGCACTCAACAATCTCGGTATTGCCTACAAAGAATTGGGAAACTACCCAAAAGCAATTGAGTACCAACAACAAAGCTTGAAAATTGCCCGAGAAATTAAAGACCGTGAAGGTGAGGGAAATTCACTGAATAATTTAGGATTGTCTTTGTACAAACAAGGTAATCTTCCTTTAGCCGAGAGGAACCTATTTGAAGGCATAAAAATTAAAGAATCTCTGCGTAGTCGAGAACTAAAAGATAGCGAAAAGGTCTTAATTTTTGAAACGCAACGTGGTACTTACAACACTTTACAACAAGTGCTTACTGCTCAAAATAAAACCAATACGGCGTTAGAAATATCGGAACGCGGACGTGCAAGGGCTTTTGTCGAATTACTAGCTTCCCGCATCTCTGCTAACCCCAATTCCCAATCTCCCACATCACCAAATATTGACCAAATTAAACAAATTGCCAAGTCACAAAATACTACTCTCGTTCAATATTCGATTATTTATGATCAGTTCAAAATCGCAGAAAAACAAGAAGTTAAAGAATCAGAATTATATATTTGGGTCATTAAATCCACAGGTGAAGTCACCTTCCGTAAAGCTGATTTAAAACCACTGTGGCAAAAAGAAAACACAACCTTAAATGACCTCGTAACCACTAGTCGGGAATCTATCGGTGCAAGGGGAACAGCTTTTCGTGGCATTAATGTAGTTTATAACCCTGATGCGCCTAAAGCTACCAATCGTCTCAAACGTCTCCACGAATTATTAATCAATCCTATCGCCGACTTACTCCCTAAAAATCCTCAAGATAGAGTTACTTTTATTCCCCAAAGTAGCTTATTTCTTGTTCCCTTCCCCGCGCTCCAAGGTGCAGATGGTAAATATTTAATTGAAAAACATACCATTCTCACATCCCCATCAATTCAGGTTTTAGATTTAACCCGCAAACAGAAAAAACGCATCGGTAACAAACCCATCCAGGGAAATAATATGCTGATTGTCGGCAATCCCACTATGCCTGCTGTCTCGCCCAAAATTGGGGAAGCACCGCAACAATTAACACCATTACCCGGTGCAGAACGAGAAGCAAAAGCGATCGCTAACTTATTCAAAACCCAATCTCTCATCGGTGAGAGAGCTACGGAAACCGAAGTCACACAACGCTTATCCCAAGCTCAATTTATCCACCTAGCAACCCACGGTTTGTTTGATAATATCCAAGGATTAAATAGTAGTATTGCCCTAGCACCAGGTAACAAAAGCGATGGGTTGCTGACTGCGGGGGAAATCCTGGATTTAAAACTGAATGCGGAATTGGTCGTATTAAGTGCTTGTGATACCGGAAGGGGAAGTATTTCTGGAGATGGGGTAATTGGTTTATCTCGCTCCCTCATTAGTGCGGGGGTTCCCAGTGTCTTAGTTTCATTGTGGTCAGTTCCAGATGCGCCAACAGCATTGTTAATGACGGAGTTCTATCAAAATATCAGTAAAAGCCCTGATAAAGCCCAAGCACTGCGACAGGCGATGTTGACGACGATGAAACAGCATCCAAATCCTGTTGATTGGGGGGCTTTTACCTTGATTGGGGAAGCGGAGTAA